A single window of Chloracidobacterium sp. DNA harbors:
- a CDS encoding ParB/RepB/Spo0J family partition protein: protein MARQTLGRGLSALMGEEKVPAVEQGVREIDIDLIDPNPEQPRTRFAEEKLAELAASIRSNGIVQPIVLRPIGTRYQIVAGERRWRAAQRAELRKVPAVVRDIPDDKLLEIALIENIQRHELNPIEEAKAYRKLIEFIGLTQEQVAERVGRERTLVATTMRLLKLPSEVQNHIIEGRLSLSHGRALLMIDDPKVQRMVAKDAVERGFSVRETERTVKRAGKVGGGSADKPTSRVVDPNTKAAETKLMRRLSTNVKILPSAKGTSGKIQIEYYGTDDLDRIYQAIMGSKQ from the coding sequence ATGGCTAGACAAACCCTTGGGAGAGGCCTGAGCGCCTTGATGGGTGAAGAAAAGGTGCCGGCGGTCGAGCAGGGAGTTCGCGAGATCGATATCGATCTGATCGACCCCAATCCGGAACAGCCGCGTACCAGATTTGCCGAAGAAAAATTAGCCGAGCTTGCGGCATCGATCAGATCTAACGGTATTGTGCAGCCGATCGTTCTGCGCCCGATCGGCACCCGGTATCAGATCGTGGCGGGTGAACGGCGTTGGCGGGCGGCGCAGCGGGCCGAACTGCGCAAAGTGCCGGCGGTCGTACGGGATATCCCGGATGATAAGTTACTTGAGATAGCACTCATAGAGAATATACAAAGGCACGAACTAAACCCGATCGAAGAAGCCAAAGCATATCGCAAACTCATTGAATTTATTGGACTTACACAAGAGCAGGTGGCCGAACGAGTCGGTCGCGAACGCACCCTCGTAGCCACCACTATGCGGCTTCTGAAACTACCGTCCGAGGTGCAGAATCACATTATCGAGGGGCGACTTTCTCTTAGTCACGGGCGGGCATTGCTAATGATCGATGACCCGAAGGTGCAGCGAATGGTCGCAAAGGACGCGGTCGAGCGTGGTTTTTCGGTTCGTGAAACTGAACGCACGGTAAAGCGGGCGGGAAAGGTTGGCGGCGGATCCGCGGACAAACCCACTTCACGTGTGGTCGATCCGAATACCAAGGCCGCCGAAACAAAGTTGATGCGTAGGTTAAGTACAAACGTCAAGATCCTGCCATCGGCGAAAGGTACCAGCGGCAAGATCCAGATCGAATACTACGGCACCGACGATCTCGATCGCATTTATCAGGCGATAATGGGGTCAAAACAATAA